A stretch of DNA from Spirosoma endbachense:
GGATCTATCTATGCCTCCATCTCGACCAAAGGGCTGTGCCGTATCAACCCGGGAACACTGGCCGTTCAGACAATTCTGGCCAATAATTATAACGATAAGGATCTAACCAACAACATGCATGAGCGTGTATTTGTCGATTCCTTCAATCAGGTTTGGGTATGCGATTATACCGCTGTAAAGCGATACGACCCCGCCCGCCGGAAACGTCGGGTATATGCACTTTCGTCGGTAGAAAACAGGCATCAGGATGCTACGTTTTTTGAAGATCGTCAACATCGGCTCTGGGTTATTTCCGAAATCGGGCTTTACGCCTATGACCGCCAGACTGACCGACTTACCTGTGTACTGGGCCAGGAAGCCCACCAGCCAGCGCGTAGAAAACCCGTCCGGCTCGAAATAGCTTCGCAGGATGCGCAGGGAACCATCTGGATTGGTGCCTATGATGGAGGTATCCTTCGTTTTCAACCCGACGATTTATCGTATGTTTTCCTGCCTGGGGGCTTCGAGAATCAACACGTAATCTGTGTGCAGGAGTCTGTCGACGAAAATGGACGGAAACTATTGCTTGTGGGTACAGAAAAAGGAATCAGTTTATTCTATCCCGAAAAAAACGAGGTTTATCACCTGCCCGATTTCTATAATAAAGGCATACATGTCAGAGCAATGTATGATGATAAGGATAATGGGATTCTCTGGATTGGCACTCGCGAAGGGGTATTTAAATACCGATACCGCAATCCTGGTATTCAAACGGTCGACATTCCTGAAAATGCAGTAAACCTACCGGTAGAGGTAACCAGCCCCCTGCAACTCCCCAACGGCAACTATATGCTGGGACTCTCTCACACAGGGGCATTGCTCTGGCAGCCTGCCACAAATCGATTCGGTCTGCAAACTTACCCCGTCAATGCCTATACCTATCGACTGCGATGGATTCAAAACCGTCCAGTGGCTTTTACGGACAAGGGGGTGTTTGCTGGAGGAGCAACAACGGGTAAGTTTTCGGTACTGCCAGCGGCTTCCCGGCTATTTACTGCTACTGAGTTTCGGGATGGACTTCTGGATCGTCGGGGCCGTTTCTGGCTGGCCAATCATACAGAAGGGCTGAAAGTGGTTGACCTTACGACGAATGGTCAGATCAGGCTCTGGCCCGACTCGGTGGGTCAGCAACTTAGTCAAAACAACTACGTTAAAGCCATTGAAGAAGCCGCCGATGGGAAAATCTGGGTGGCTACCTGCCCCAACGGACTCTATTATTTTGATGAAAGCCGGGCCCGGTTCGTTAACATTAATGACCTGCCCATCAATAAGGGAAAGAGTTTGAGCGGAATGTGCCTGAATGCATTGCAACGTGGTCAGAATGGCTCTATGCTGATCGCTACCTGGGGCGGAGTCAATAAAATTTCGGCCGAGGGGCAAATTCTGGTTTCATTCGATTACGAACGGGATAAACTTTACGATACATACTGTACGAATGTTTGTGAAGACAAACAGGGCACCATCTGGTTCAGCACAAACGAGGGCATACACATTGCCAATCCCTCTACGCGAGCCCTGAAGTACCTGACCACCATTGAAGGACTCCGAAGTAATTATCCGGTGGGCTTTCTAAAAAACACGGCCGATGAGCTGATCGTAGGGCACATCAATGGTATAAATGTCCTTAATCTCAGTCTCTTGAGTAAAACCAAAACCGTGCCTCGTCTGGCTATTAGTTCAATTGACATAAAAGGCAAACCGCTCGATCAGTCCCTGAATGAACCCATTGAACTGCACCCCGACAACAATCAATTGACGCTCAATTTCTCGACACTCAATTTTGAGCCGCCCACCAGAAACCAGTACAAATACCAGTTAGAGGGATTCGATACGACCTGGACCCGGCTCGGCAGCCAGCATACATTGTCCTTGACAAATCTCCCACCCAATACGTACCGACTTAATCTTAAAAGTGGTAATAATGCGGGCAACTGGCAGGATCATGCCTTACAACTGACCATTCACGTAAAACCTCATTTTACCGCTACGTGGTGGTTCAGAATCCTGAGTGGGTTGTTGCTGGCTGGAGTCATCATTGGGCTGGTACGCTGGCGGGTAAACACGCTGGCTGAACGCAATCAGCTGGATTTGCAAATCAGCGAGCTAAAACTCAGGGCCCTTCAATCGCAGATGAACCCGCATTTTCTGTTCAATTCACTTAATTCGGTACAAAATTATCTGCTCACCGATCGGGGGATTGAAGGCGTTAGATACCTGTCTAAATTCTCTAAACTTGTTCGACGTATTCTGGAAAACTCAAGCCATCAGTACCTGCGTTTCGAGCAGATCATCGAGACCTTACGGATGTACATTGAAATTGAATCATTCCGGTTTAATCATGAATTCAGTTATTCGTTCGACATTGCCAGCGATGACGTGTTGCTGGACGCCATGCTGCCGCCCATGTTGCTGCAACCCTATGTAGAGAATGCGATCTGGCACGGATTGATGCCAAAAGAGGGCGAGAAACGTCTATTTATCTCTGCTTACATCAAACAGGAACACATCGTTTGTATCATTCAGGATAACGGCGTAGGACGTCGGCTGACTCCGCGCAAAGAGGGCCATATTTCGCGCGGTCAGGAGATGACTAAAGGAATTTTTGATTCACTCCGGCGCAAAGACAGCCTGGCGCGGCTTGAGATTATTGACCTGTTCGATGCAGAGAATACGCCCGTGGGAACCCGTGTAGAAATGAATATTCCCATCAAAAAGTCCTGATTTAACGCAAAGCCGCGTATCAATCGTATTCGTTGTCGATTGTATTTCGACGCATAGTCGTTAGTACTATTATATTATTGGATAGATAAGCTTTCGCTATTGATTAAATAACTAAATTGTACGGATACTATATGCGTAATTATTAACCTAAACGCATATATAGATGATGCCTGAATCATTAAATCATATACTTACCCCTTTGGCATATTTTGAGGACTTCGTATGGATGTTCTTCTTAGTTACGGTTAAAAACAGAGAGACATTGATCACCAACAAAGCTGATTGGACCTGAACACAACGGGCACTTTCGTGATTTATTACTTCAAAATTGACCCAGTTGACTATAAACGAAACAAACCTCTGGTACCTGACCTGCCGGATTTAGCTTGATTCCTTCATGTAGTATCACTCTTTCAATCACTATGTTAGCTTCCCCCATTTTATCCGATGATTATTTGCTGCGAGCACTGCTTAAGGACTCGTTGAATGGGCTGATCCTCTACCAGATTGTCCGGGATGAGACCGGTATACCCATTGATTTTCGCTATCAGTTGGTTAACCCGGCAGCAGCTACCCTGCTGGGAGGCAGTCAGGAGGAGTTAAAAGGCAGAAGCTGCCGGGAGGTATTTCCTCAGGGAGAAGAACTTCGGCATTATTACAAACTGGTGGCTATGAGTGGTCAGAACATGCGGGTCGATTACCAGCTACCCCAGGATGGACGATGGTTCGAGGTACTCATCACTGGCCAGACACAGGAAACCCTGCTCTGTTTTTTTACCGACATCACCGAGCGGGTGCAAGCCGAACAGGCATTGATCAAGAACCTCACGCTGCTGCAGCAGACCGAAGAGCTGGCCGGAATTGGCAGTTGGGACTACGATCGGTCAATGGATTGCTTCTTTTGGTCCGAGGGCATGTATCGGCTGTTTGGCATCGAATCAGGGGCACCTGTTTCCCTTCAAACGTATAGTAAATCTACTATCCTGGCCGACCAGCCTATAGCCATGCGATTCGTTGAGCAGTTGGCAAATGGCAACCAGCCTTTTGAAGAAGTACTTCGCATCTGGCGGCATGGCGAGGTCCGTAGCATCAAAATTAAAGGTGTTGTTAAGGCAGACGGGAACGAACAGCCTGCCTGGGTGCTTGGTATCTGCTGGGACGTCAGCTAGGCAGTTGAGTTGACTAAGCTAACCACTAGCAAAACCTTTTGACCGCCTGCTCAAAAGGTTTTGCTTTGATCGGTATAGGATACTTACCTTGGGTGTACGCCTAAACGAACATGCCTGTGCTTCCCTTTGCTTAAACATTCTTTGTGGGTCTTTCCCAACTGCTCCTTGTGAGTGCTTGATTTTACGTCTCGACTGGGCTTTTGGCACCCGATCAGGTTTCGGCCTGCATTGCCTTAGCGCCTTAGGCTCGCCTTATGGGCGACGAATTCCTATTTCCATAAACTGAGATTTTAGTCAACAGGTCACCCCTGTTAGTAATCATTCATAGAGGTAATGAACACCATAATCAAAAATGACTGGTACAAGGATTTTTTTGCGGGCCTCAACTGCCTGATGTGGGAGCGGGCAGCCACCAGTGATTGGACCCGGCAGGAAGTTGATTTTCTAATGGCAACCCTGAAAGTGCAACCTGGGGCTGCACTGCTGGATATTCCGTGTGGTTTTGGTCGGCATACCCTGGAACTGGCCAAACGGGGATTCTACCTGACAGGCATCGATATATCGGCCGAATATGTCCACAAATTGCGGGCGGAGGTAGCGGCTCAACACCTGACCGTGACTGTAATCCATGGCGATCTTCTGACCGCTGAAATCAGCTCTGGCTTCGACGGAGCCTACTGCATGGGTAATAGTTTTGGTTATGTCGATGAGGCAGGCATGCAGTTGTTTGTTCAAAAAGTAGCCGGAGCCTTAAAGCCAGGGGCTCACTTTGTGCTCAATTCAGGTTTAGTGGCCGAAAGTATTTTACCCAACTTTCCCCTCACCAAACACTATGTACTGGGCGATTTGCAGATGGATATACGCAATACGTATGTGGTCGGCGATAGCTGCATGGCCACCGAACTCACCTACTCACAGGCCGACCGAGTTGAAAAGCAGTACTTCAAACACTATGTCTATACGCTCTCATCCATCAAGAGACTACTTGCCCGCTATGGCCTGGAAACAGTGGCAGTCTATAACTCTACTGAGCAACTTCCTTATGAGCTGGGCGATGCGCAATTGTATTTAGTGGCTCAGAAAAGTTAGTAGGCAGTGTGAGGGTTACTGATCGGGAAGTCGTTTCTGGGTTAGTTGACGGTACCGCGTCTGACGTTGTTTTGATTGATTTAACTAGTTTCCACGCTAATCAAGTACCTACGTGTTTAACCAATGCTGAACCATATAACTAAATTAAAACAGATAAATTCCTGGCGCTATCCAGTTGCAGTTACCGATTCGATTGGCTTACGCCATAAGCACAAGTGCCGGCTTGTTAAGCAAAAACAGCCATTCATCCAATTGCCGATGGTAGATAAGCGCTGTTACTATTCCTTTGAGCCAACAAATCAGCCTTAGCCATGAGCCTAACGAAAGTCCTTTTGATCTTCACCTTTCTGGTGTTTAGTGTGGTCAGTATCAGCACGATTCTGTGGCTGTTAAACCAACGAAGTGACTTTACGCCAATTCTGGCCATACTGCTTCTGATCATTCATGGCTGGATATTCCTTAAAACGAAAGCTTTCACTAAAAACCCGTTTAAAAACTAATGCGAAAAACTATAATTTCAATTGTTTCAGCCCTTGGGCTTCTGCTTTTGGTCAGTCAGTTTGTTATTTCCTGTACAACAATCGATGCTAGCCATGAAGGTATCAAGGTCAGCAAAATTGGCTCCGACCGGGGAGCCTCCGACATTGAGAACGTGACAGGTTGGGTTTTCTATAATCCATTGACTTCCTTTATTGAGCAATATCCTACCTTCACCCAGACCAAGGATTATGATCCCTTTACGGTAAGTGCCAAAGGAGGTACGCTATTTAAGATCGACCCCACGCTGAACTATCACCTGGTAAAAGGACAGGGCGCTTCCGTTTATCGCAAGTATCGAAAGGAATTGCCCGACATCGAGAATAACATCCTGCGTACTATTGTTTACAATTCGTATCGGGACGTTGCGAACACCTTTACGCCTGATTCTCTGGTTAATAACCGGGTTAGTTTTGAAGATCAGGTAGAAGCTAAATTGCAGAAAGCACTGGTCAATGATGGCTTTGCCTTTGAGAATATTACCTCCAATCTAACCCCGCCCGAATCGCTGCAGGCCATGATTGATGCCAAGAATACGGCTGTGCAGAATGCACTCCGACTCAACAATCAGGTAGCTGCCGAAAAAGCATCGGCTGAAATTGCCGTGACCAAAGCGAGCGGTATTGCCCGCGCCAAAATCATTGAAGCCGAAGCCGAAGCCCGAGCCAATGAGCTGAAACAAAAGACGTTAACGCCCATGCTGATTCAGCAGCAGTGGATTGCCAAATGGAACGGTAGCTTACCAACCACACAACTTGGCAGTAGTTCAACGATGATACAAATGCCGATCAAATAATGGTTGAGTGGTAAATCAGTATTCAGCCAATTTTGTTCGAAGGTGGTGTGACAGATCGACGGAGATCAGTAACAAGCTAAAACTAGTTACTGGACTTCGTCGATCTGTATTTTGGAGGGGATGTAATTTGGTCTCACTTAAAAAATCAGGCGACTAGAAGAAAGTTGAGAAAGTGGTTTTTCATCCACTGGTCAGGTTGAACAGTCGCTACATTGCGGTATATCCAAACAAACACATCGAGCATTGTTTGAATGGGGTAAAAGTTCTTGAGTACAAACGGGCTTCATCTGCCTTTAGGAATTTAGTGGTCATCAGTAAATACTCGAGCTTTGCCCGCTTCGGTAAAGCGACAAATGGGCGAATTATGTGGTCACTCAATGAAGCGCTTTTTCGCAGGATTAATAGCTAAGAGATTAACTAAACTTATTCGTAAAACCGTATTCCTATGGATCGTCGGAAATTTATTAAGCATACCGCTGTGGCTACCGCGAGCACGACCATTTTGAACTTTCCTATTTATGGCAAAAATGCGCCCAGTAATAAGGTCGTTGTGGCCGTAATGGGTGTCAACAGTCGCGGTTCGTACCATGCCAGGTCGTTTTCCAAACTGCCTAATGTGGAGGTGGCCTACCTCTGCGATGTGGAAGATAAGGCCATTAAAAATGGGTTGGATGCGGTGAAAGATGCCAGCCGCAAACCCACCATCATAAAGGACATCCGCGAGCTGGTGACCAAAAAAGACTTCGACGCACTGCTCATTGCTGCTCCTGATCACTGGCACGCTCCGGCAGCGCTGATGGGCGTAGCCAATGGCAAACACGTGTATGTCGAAAAGCCCTGTAGTCAGAATCCGTACGAGAGTGAAATGCTCATTCAGGCTCGTGACAGGTACGGCAAACTGATCCAGGTGGGTAGCCAGCGCCGGTCGTTTCCAACCCTGATCGAAGCGGTGAAAGAAGTGCGGGGCGGGGCCATTGGCAATCCCTATTTTGCCAAGTCCTGGTACACCAACTCCCGCAAATCGATTGGCGTAGGCAAGAAAATTGCCGTACCGAGCACCCTGGATTTTAACCTCTGGCAAGGCCCGGCACCCCGTCAGGACTACCGGGATAATCTGGTTCATTATAATTGGCACTGGTTCTGGAACTGGGGTACCGGTGAAGCCTGCAACAACGGTAATCACGAAATCGATTGTTGCCGCTGGTTTCTGGGTGTTGATTTTCCCTCGAAAGTTACCTCGTCGGGTGGGCGATATGCCTTCAAAGATGACTGGCAGACGCCAGATACGCAGGTTGCTACGTTTGAGTTTGACAATGGGAAAGCCATTACCTGGGAAGGGCGCAGTTGCAGTTCATTTCCCATCGATGGTAGCGGCCGGGGCTTCATTATTTATGGCGACAAAGGCACGCTCGTGAATAAAGGTGGGGGCGATTACCAGATTTTTGATGAGAAGAACAAGCTTGTCAAAGAGATCAAACCCGACACTGTACTCGACCCCAACAACACCGTTAGCGCAACGGGTGATCTGGAGTTGACGCACTTCACTAACTTCGTGGAAACCATCCGGGAGAATACGAAACTGACGGCTCCGATTGAGGAGGGACATAAAAGCGTATTGCTCTGTCATTTAGCCAACATCGCCCAGCGAACGGGTTCTACCTTGCACTGCGACACCACGAACGGGCACATCAAAGACAATAAAGCAGCCACACAACTCTGGAAACGGGAGTACGAAAAAGGCTGGGAAATGAAGGTGTAATGGTTTTTTTGTCAGGATTTATCGGATAAAACAGGATTGATTTGACAAACAAAAACTGGTTTATTCGATAAATCCTGATCCGTTTTCCACTCCTCTTTTCACACTGGATACTGACTAGAATTTCCAGTTGCATACGAACGGTTAGCACTAAATAAATTAACCGCTAAGCGGCTAATTTCCGTAGTTCAGCCGAGAAATTGCCAAGTATTTTCTGCTACTCGCTCAAGCTTTGTTGATCAGCCGTTGTACTACTCTAAACACGGCCAAAGACCCCATTGGTACGTACGCACGCTCCGGGGCAAGGCACATCGACAACCCGCCAATCATTACAAACGGCTGCTTCGGTTCTTTCGATGTCCGCAGGCACTTTGCTGACAGAGTATGTTGAACGATTCACGTTTCGCTTACACAGTGGCCAAGTCAATTATCTCGCATTAGACTCAACCAATCTCCCAATTGGTTAGAAATGGTACGGCCAGCTCACTCACAGTTTAAAAGCGGTACTCAAAGGATCAGCGCGCAACTACTGGATTTCAAGCGGTTTTGGGACGGGTGCAGGTCTGGTTTGATGGTCGTCCCAAAGATCAAATGGCATTTCGTCAAATATTCTGGCGAATAAAGTCCAACTGGGCAACTACTCCTAATTTGTTGAAAATCAATGAATAGGTTGATTTTAGTTGAAAATATTCACCCTTAAAGTTTAATAAAAAATAAAAATAGTCAAAAATGCTTGACTTCCTGAAATCGGCTTTTACCTTTGTATTCAACATTGTTGAATTTCAATAAACTCTGTTATAGTGCTTGCCTGATTGGTTCGCCATTGTCTCGAATGCACATGCCTTAAACCCAAACCTTACTCGTTCATGAAGAAAACTATCCGAAATCCGCATAGGGATTTTACAAGATTCCTATGCCCTGTTCTCTCTATAGCTTTCCTGTTTCAAGGGGCTTTGGAGACGTATGCTGCAGGGCCTGTTGAGCGACTTGAAACGTACACTATTTCAGCCTCCGGGCTGGCAATGCCTCTACTTACTCGATCCGGAAAAAAGCCTGACAACGTAGCAAAAAGCGTGGACCGGACCATTTCGGGAAAGGTGACCGACGAGAATGATCAACCCTTGCCTGGGGTCAGTATCGTGGTAAAAGGCTCGACCATTGGTACGGCCAGCAAAGCTGATGGGACATTTTCGCTAAACGTTAAAGAGGGGTCTGTTACCTTGGTTTTCTCGTTTATGGGCTACGTGGCGCATGAAGTGGCTACTGGCAATAAAACCTCCATCGACGTGAAGCTGCTGCCCAACGCCGAGCAGTTGAAAGAGGTTGTCGTCGTGGGCTATGGCACGCAGCAAAAGAAGGATCTGACCGGATCGGTTGGCTCCATCTCCGCAAAAGATATTGAAACCTCGACCATCAATACACCGGACAAAGCCTTGCAGGGAAAAATAGCAGGCGTGCAGGTTCATACGAACTCGCACGCACCCGGCGGTGGCATTGCCGTTCAGGTTCGTGGAACGGCGTCTTTGTCGGCGGGCGGCTCTCCACTCTACGTAATCGATGGAATGCCGATCAGCAGTGGTACGCAAACGAGCGCCAGCACGGACGCTGGTTCGTTTGGGGGGGCTCCGAATCCATTAAACTCGATTGATCCATCGGATATCGAGTCGGTACAGGTGCTAAAAGATGCCTCAGCAACAGCTATTTACGGTTCGAGAGCGGCCAATGGCGTTGTTCTGATCAGCACCAAACGAGGGAAGGCGAATCAACACAATGTCGATTTCGATATTTCGGTCGGCGTCCAGCAGGCCCGGCGCAAGCTTCCCTTTCTGAATGCGGAACAATGGGCGCAGCAAGCCAATGAACGCGCTACGTTGCTGAGCCGACCGCCAACCTACACGCAGGCTCAGGTAGCCGCTTTTGGGAAAGGCACCGACTGGCAGAATGAAGTGTTTCAGGCTGCTCCCCGGCAGGCCTATAAACTGGCGTTTTCGGGCGGTGGGCAGAATCTGCGCTATTTGATTGGGGGCAATTACACCAGCCAGAATGGCATTTTGCCCGGTTCCAGTTTCAAGCGATATGGTACAACGATCAACCTGGACGCTGATGTCAGCAAGCGGTTACGGATTGGCGAAAGTTTGCTTTTTAGCGTAACGGATCAGTATACGGTGCCAACGGATACAAAGGGCTACGAGGGCATCTCCAATGTGATCAATGCGATCTATCAGGCTCCGCCAACCATTCCGGCGCGGGATAGCCTCGGTTTGCCCAACAACCTACGCAACTTCCCGCTTGGGAGCGGCCTGGAAAATCCGTTGACCATGACCGAACAGTACAAGCAGTTGAGCAATACGCTACGCTTGATTGGTACGGCCTATGCCAACTACAACATCATGGACGGTCTGGATCTGGACATTCGTGTAGGGGCTGACATTCGGGACTGGCGCTACCACGAATATTATCCAATCGGCTCAGAAGCGGCAGCGGGCGCGAGTGGAAAAGCCCGTCAGATTGCGGTTCGAAACATCAACATTACCAACGCCAATACGCTGACCTACACAAAAACGATCAATAATCTCCATAAGCTTAAAGTACTGGGCGGGTTTACCTACCAGCGGGAGAAAAACGAAACGATGGATGCATCGTCCTTTGGCTTCCCCAGCGATGTGTTTCAATACTATAACCTGGGCCTGGGTAGCAGTCCCCAAACGCCGGGCAGCAATCAGAATGAATGGACGCTGATTTCGTATCTGGGTCGGGTAAACTATACGTTCAACGACAAGTATCTGCTGACGGCGTCGATCCGGGCCGACGGCGATTCGAAATTTGGAGCCAATAACAAATACGGAATTTTCCCCTCGGTTGCGT
This window harbors:
- a CDS encoding two-component regulator propeller domain-containing protein; the encoded protein is MRCFLFGLFLMTLSGPLCAQMPGLRLEHLTTRDGMPSNDVWCLTKDRQGFLWIGTGRSICRYDGYTFRTVSDATLGYSSGISADSAGSIYASISTKGLCRINPGTLAVQTILANNYNDKDLTNNMHERVFVDSFNQVWVCDYTAVKRYDPARRKRRVYALSSVENRHQDATFFEDRQHRLWVISEIGLYAYDRQTDRLTCVLGQEAHQPARRKPVRLEIASQDAQGTIWIGAYDGGILRFQPDDLSYVFLPGGFENQHVICVQESVDENGRKLLLVGTEKGISLFYPEKNEVYHLPDFYNKGIHVRAMYDDKDNGILWIGTREGVFKYRYRNPGIQTVDIPENAVNLPVEVTSPLQLPNGNYMLGLSHTGALLWQPATNRFGLQTYPVNAYTYRLRWIQNRPVAFTDKGVFAGGATTGKFSVLPAASRLFTATEFRDGLLDRRGRFWLANHTEGLKVVDLTTNGQIRLWPDSVGQQLSQNNYVKAIEEAADGKIWVATCPNGLYYFDESRARFVNINDLPINKGKSLSGMCLNALQRGQNGSMLIATWGGVNKISAEGQILVSFDYERDKLYDTYCTNVCEDKQGTIWFSTNEGIHIANPSTRALKYLTTIEGLRSNYPVGFLKNTADELIVGHINGINVLNLSLLSKTKTVPRLAISSIDIKGKPLDQSLNEPIELHPDNNQLTLNFSTLNFEPPTRNQYKYQLEGFDTTWTRLGSQHTLSLTNLPPNTYRLNLKSGNNAGNWQDHALQLTIHVKPHFTATWWFRILSGLLLAGVIIGLVRWRVNTLAERNQLDLQISELKLRALQSQMNPHFLFNSLNSVQNYLLTDRGIEGVRYLSKFSKLVRRILENSSHQYLRFEQIIETLRMYIEIESFRFNHEFSYSFDIASDDVLLDAMLPPMLLQPYVENAIWHGLMPKEGEKRLFISAYIKQEHIVCIIQDNGVGRRLTPRKEGHISRGQEMTKGIFDSLRRKDSLARLEIIDLFDAENTPVGTRVEMNIPIKKS
- a CDS encoding PAS domain-containing protein encodes the protein MLASPILSDDYLLRALLKDSLNGLILYQIVRDETGIPIDFRYQLVNPAAATLLGGSQEELKGRSCREVFPQGEELRHYYKLVAMSGQNMRVDYQLPQDGRWFEVLITGQTQETLLCFFTDITERVQAEQALIKNLTLLQQTEELAGIGSWDYDRSMDCFFWSEGMYRLFGIESGAPVSLQTYSKSTILADQPIAMRFVEQLANGNQPFEEVLRIWRHGEVRSIKIKGVVKADGNEQPAWVLGICWDVS
- a CDS encoding class I SAM-dependent methyltransferase; the protein is MNTIIKNDWYKDFFAGLNCLMWERAATSDWTRQEVDFLMATLKVQPGAALLDIPCGFGRHTLELAKRGFYLTGIDISAEYVHKLRAEVAAQHLTVTVIHGDLLTAEISSGFDGAYCMGNSFGYVDEAGMQLFVQKVAGALKPGAHFVLNSGLVAESILPNFPLTKHYVLGDLQMDIRNTYVVGDSCMATELTYSQADRVEKQYFKHYVYTLSSIKRLLARYGLETVAVYNSTEQLPYELGDAQLYLVAQKS
- a CDS encoding SPFH domain-containing protein, whose product is MRKTIISIVSALGLLLLVSQFVISCTTIDASHEGIKVSKIGSDRGASDIENVTGWVFYNPLTSFIEQYPTFTQTKDYDPFTVSAKGGTLFKIDPTLNYHLVKGQGASVYRKYRKELPDIENNILRTIVYNSYRDVANTFTPDSLVNNRVSFEDQVEAKLQKALVNDGFAFENITSNLTPPESLQAMIDAKNTAVQNALRLNNQVAAEKASAEIAVTKASGIARAKIIEAEAEARANELKQKTLTPMLIQQQWIAKWNGSLPTTQLGSSSTMIQMPIK
- a CDS encoding Gfo/Idh/MocA family protein, with the translated sequence MDRRKFIKHTAVATASTTILNFPIYGKNAPSNKVVVAVMGVNSRGSYHARSFSKLPNVEVAYLCDVEDKAIKNGLDAVKDASRKPTIIKDIRELVTKKDFDALLIAAPDHWHAPAALMGVANGKHVYVEKPCSQNPYESEMLIQARDRYGKLIQVGSQRRSFPTLIEAVKEVRGGAIGNPYFAKSWYTNSRKSIGVGKKIAVPSTLDFNLWQGPAPRQDYRDNLVHYNWHWFWNWGTGEACNNGNHEIDCCRWFLGVDFPSKVTSSGGRYAFKDDWQTPDTQVATFEFDNGKAITWEGRSCSSFPIDGSGRGFIIYGDKGTLVNKGGGDYQIFDEKNKLVKEIKPDTVLDPNNTVSATGDLELTHFTNFVETIRENTKLTAPIEEGHKSVLLCHLANIAQRTGSTLHCDTTNGHIKDNKAATQLWKREYEKGWEMKV
- a CDS encoding SusC/RagA family TonB-linked outer membrane protein; this encodes MPLLTRSGKKPDNVAKSVDRTISGKVTDENDQPLPGVSIVVKGSTIGTASKADGTFSLNVKEGSVTLVFSFMGYVAHEVATGNKTSIDVKLLPNAEQLKEVVVVGYGTQQKKDLTGSVGSISAKDIETSTINTPDKALQGKIAGVQVHTNSHAPGGGIAVQVRGTASLSAGGSPLYVIDGMPISSGTQTSASTDAGSFGGAPNPLNSIDPSDIESVQVLKDASATAIYGSRAANGVVLISTKRGKANQHNVDFDISVGVQQARRKLPFLNAEQWAQQANERATLLSRPPTYTQAQVAAFGKGTDWQNEVFQAAPRQAYKLAFSGGGQNLRYLIGGNYTSQNGILPGSSFKRYGTTINLDADVSKRLRIGESLLFSVTDQYTVPTDTKGYEGISNVINAIYQAPPTIPARDSLGLPNNLRNFPLGSGLENPLTMTEQYKQLSNTLRLIGTAYANYNIMDGLDLDIRVGADIRDWRYHEYYPIGSEAAAGASGKARQIAVRNINITNANTLTYTKTINNLHKLKVLGGFTYQREKNETMDASSFGFPSDVFQYYNLGLGSSPQTPGSNQNEWTLISYLGRVNYTFNDKYLLTASIRADGDSKFGANNKYGIFPSVALAWQLGDEPFIRNLGVFDLLKLRTSFGRTGNESIGVYRSLSLLGTSFGTRSSYIFGGSKVPIAYPNNIPNPDLSWEKTQEYNLGLDFSLFKNRLSVSVDAYYKKTTDLLLDVPISSQTGFSSVLKNTGAMLNKGIEIGVNSTNLAGKLGWTTNFNIAFNRNEILSLGGAPYQYTGWVGGGNVTPHDKNTARLEPGHSVGEFYGSIYEGVWKSTEEIKQVGTMPAAKPGDIRYKDVNGDGTYNTESDDVFLGNPNPKFNFGLTNDLNYGPLSLHVFMYGEYGNSVLNLAKQQWLLDGLGVSAMRLDRWSPTNPNGIYPGAGASNPQRVSSIMVEDGSFLRIQTIALTCKLPSFSKFIKNARIGIGVDNLAVLTKYTGYDPELNSYGSSNTTKGMDRYGYPSARTFRLDLKLGF